A region of Lujinxingia sediminis DNA encodes the following proteins:
- the cheB gene encoding chemotaxis-specific protein-glutamate methyltransferase CheB, producing MSLRIVIAEDSAIFAEVLVDALRAEPGIEIVAMTDNGVDVVNLCEEHRPDLVLMDIHMPRQDGLAATEAIMARCPTPILVVTADPHRGGVDLSFKALSAGALDLMPKPQRLPFPEEEREALLRKIRLLSQIPVVRHVRGRKRQRVEGPRRVTKGPDTAAANRPVAVVGVVASTGGPKALARIVGQLPADFPAAVVVVQHITHGFSTHLAHWLDNHSPLKVMEAFDGTELKRGHLYIAPTERHLMLEPDLKLSVTEGPPVGGHCPSGDRLLTSLARHAAPRAIGVILSGMGDDGTVGLTALHHTGCTTLAQDEASSVVYGMPRSAIAHGVVDKVVELDQIADALIREVDAIEHRESR from the coding sequence ATGAGCTTACGCATCGTCATCGCAGAAGACAGCGCGATCTTCGCCGAGGTCCTGGTCGACGCGCTCCGGGCCGAGCCGGGCATCGAGATCGTGGCCATGACCGATAACGGCGTCGATGTGGTCAACCTCTGCGAGGAGCATCGTCCCGATCTTGTGCTGATGGACATCCACATGCCGCGCCAGGACGGGCTGGCGGCCACCGAGGCGATCATGGCGCGCTGCCCGACGCCGATCCTCGTGGTCACCGCCGATCCTCACCGCGGCGGGGTCGACCTCTCCTTTAAAGCGCTCTCAGCCGGGGCGCTCGACCTGATGCCCAAGCCGCAGCGCCTGCCCTTTCCGGAAGAGGAGCGCGAGGCCCTTCTGCGCAAGATTCGGCTGCTCTCCCAGATTCCGGTGGTCCGCCATGTGCGCGGTCGAAAGCGCCAGCGTGTCGAGGGGCCTCGGCGCGTGACAAAAGGCCCCGATACTGCCGCTGCCAACCGACCGGTGGCGGTGGTCGGGGTGGTGGCCTCCACCGGGGGGCCCAAGGCGCTGGCCCGCATCGTGGGCCAACTTCCCGCCGATTTTCCGGCTGCCGTTGTGGTCGTTCAGCACATCACCCACGGCTTCTCCACCCACCTGGCGCACTGGCTCGACAACCACAGCCCGCTCAAGGTGATGGAAGCCTTCGATGGCACGGAACTTAAACGCGGCCATCTCTACATCGCGCCGACCGAGCGCCATTTGATGCTGGAGCCCGACCTCAAGCTCAGCGTTACAGAAGGGCCCCCCGTCGGTGGCCACTGCCCCAGTGGCGATCGCCTGCTCACAAGCCTGGCGCGTCATGCCGCCCCCCGGGCCATCGGCGTGATTTTAAGCGGCATGGGTGACGACGGCACCGTCGGTCTCACCGCCCTGCACCACACCGGCTGCACCACGCTGGCCCAGGACGAGGCCAGCTCGGTGGTCTACGGAATGCCCCGCTCCGCCATCGCCCACGGGGTTGTCGACAAAGTCGTGGAGCTCGATCAGATCGCCGACGCGCTCATCCGCGAAGTCGACGCCATCGAACATCGGGAGTCACGATGA
- a CDS encoding aldehyde dehydrogenase family protein, whose amino-acid sequence MSAQASSAEISADMIEKFSPVDGAHLGTFPISSPAEVNQAVKAAREAFAAWRDLSLDQRFGYLERLRDIVSADGETFAKVISDDTGKPLLDSLLTELMAIPLFIDYYKKEAPRALKRRKLSRQLFFPTKTSYVEHAPMGVIGVIAPWNFPFQLSMIPVLSALIAGNTVVLKPSEVTPLTGELMREIFERAGFPKGVVSVVQGDGSTGAALCKADIDKIFFTGSVATGRKVMAAAAEKPIPVELELGGKDAMIVCHDANLERAARAAVWGGFLNCGQMCISVERLFVVDAVYDAFLELVRAEIERMRVGGPDEGSDMGPLTFSAQMGTVVRHLNDARERGATIAMGGRPMEGPGQFFEPTLVLDVTEEMEIYREETFGPVLPVIRVADEEEALRMANDHQYGLTGSVWTRDVSRGLELASRMESGQCSVNDLVQSVGNPALPFGGVKRSGFGRYHGPEGLYAFMNQKAIMVDRGLLDVEPFWYPYAPKYEAMLGTFRNLMGGKMVGALTYFYDMHKITKRRG is encoded by the coding sequence ATGTCTGCTCAAGCCTCCAGCGCCGAAATCTCCGCCGATATGATCGAGAAGTTCAGCCCGGTCGACGGCGCGCACCTGGGCACCTTTCCCATCAGCTCGCCGGCCGAAGTGAATCAAGCGGTGAAGGCCGCGCGCGAGGCGTTTGCTGCCTGGCGTGATCTCTCGCTCGACCAGCGCTTTGGCTACCTCGAGCGCCTGCGTGATATCGTCAGCGCGGATGGCGAGACGTTTGCGAAGGTGATCAGCGATGATACGGGCAAGCCCCTGCTCGACTCGTTGCTCACCGAGCTGATGGCGATCCCGCTTTTCATTGATTATTACAAAAAAGAAGCACCCAGGGCGCTCAAGCGTCGGAAGCTCTCTCGCCAGCTCTTCTTCCCCACCAAAACCAGCTACGTCGAACACGCTCCGATGGGCGTCATCGGAGTGATCGCTCCGTGGAACTTTCCCTTTCAGCTCTCGATGATCCCGGTGCTCTCTGCGCTGATTGCCGGAAACACGGTGGTGCTCAAACCCTCGGAGGTCACCCCGCTGACGGGAGAGCTGATGCGTGAGATCTTTGAGCGCGCGGGCTTTCCCAAAGGGGTGGTCTCGGTGGTGCAGGGCGACGGCTCGACCGGGGCGGCGTTATGCAAAGCGGATATCGATAAGATCTTCTTTACGGGCTCGGTGGCCACCGGCCGAAAGGTCATGGCCGCGGCCGCCGAAAAGCCGATCCCGGTGGAGCTTGAGCTCGGCGGCAAAGACGCCATGATCGTCTGCCACGACGCCAACTTAGAGCGCGCGGCGCGCGCGGCGGTCTGGGGCGGTTTTTTGAACTGCGGCCAGATGTGCATCTCGGTGGAGCGACTCTTTGTGGTCGACGCGGTCTATGATGCGTTCCTGGAGCTTGTGCGCGCCGAGATTGAGCGGATGCGCGTGGGCGGCCCCGATGAGGGCTCGGATATGGGGCCGCTGACCTTCAGCGCGCAGATGGGGACGGTTGTGCGCCACCTCAACGATGCCCGGGAGCGCGGTGCCACCATCGCCATGGGTGGGCGCCCTATGGAGGGCCCCGGGCAGTTCTTTGAGCCTACGCTTGTGCTCGACGTCACCGAAGAGATGGAGATCTATCGCGAGGAGACCTTCGGCCCGGTGCTCCCGGTGATTCGCGTGGCGGACGAAGAAGAAGCCCTGCGCATGGCCAACGACCACCAGTACGGCCTGACCGGCAGCGTGTGGACGCGCGACGTGTCGCGCGGGCTGGAGCTCGCCAGCCGCATGGAGTCGGGGCAATGCTCGGTCAATGATCTTGTGCAGTCGGTGGGCAACCCGGCGCTCCCCTTCGGTGGGGTCAAGCGCAGCGGTTTTGGGCGTTATCACGGTCCCGAAGGCCTCTATGCCTTCATGAACCAGAAGGCGATTATGGTCGACCGCGGCCTGCTCGATGTGGAGCCCTTCTGGTACCCCTACGCGCCTAAATACGAGGCGATGCTGGGCACCTTCCGCAACCTGATGGGGGGCAAGATGGTGGGCGCGCTGACCTACTTCTATGACATGCATAAAATCACCAAACGCCGCGGCTAG
- a CDS encoding polyprenol monophosphomannose synthase gives MSEASPTPARDTLICIPTYNEAGNIGPITEAILSRCPEVHILVIDDGSPDGTGELAEELAAADGRIHVMHRTAKEGLGRAYIAGFKWALDEGFEKIVEMDADFSHRPEDLPELLKQLDLFDVAIGSRYVAGGATQDWGLFRRLLSRGGGFYARLVLGVDIRDLTAGFVGWRRKVLETIDLDRIEASGYVFQIELKYRAHQKGFRIVEVPIIFPDRQVGDSKMTPDIAAEALTRVWKIRLKR, from the coding sequence ATGTCTGAAGCCTCACCGACGCCCGCGCGCGACACCCTGATCTGCATCCCCACTTACAACGAGGCCGGCAATATCGGGCCTATCACCGAGGCCATCTTAAGCCGCTGCCCCGAGGTGCACATCCTGGTCATCGATGATGGCTCCCCGGATGGCACCGGGGAGCTGGCCGAGGAGCTGGCGGCGGCCGATGGACGCATTCATGTGATGCACCGCACCGCCAAGGAGGGGCTGGGACGCGCCTATATCGCCGGCTTTAAGTGGGCGCTGGACGAGGGCTTTGAGAAGATCGTCGAGATGGACGCCGACTTCAGCCACCGCCCCGAAGATCTGCCGGAGCTGCTCAAACAGCTCGACCTTTTTGATGTTGCCATCGGCTCGCGCTATGTCGCCGGTGGTGCCACACAGGACTGGGGCCTCTTTCGGCGGCTGCTCTCACGCGGCGGCGGCTTCTATGCTCGCCTGGTGCTCGGTGTGGACATCCGCGACCTGACCGCCGGCTTTGTGGGCTGGCGGCGCAAGGTGCTCGAAACCATCGATCTCGACCGCATTGAGGCCTCGGGCTACGTCTTCCAGATCGAACTCAAATACCGCGCGCACCAGAAGGGCTTTCGCATCGTCGAGGTCCCCATCATCTTCCCCGATCGCCAGGTGGGCGACTCCAAGATGACGCCGGATATCGCGGCCGAGGCGCTCACCCGGGTGTGGAAGATCCGTCTCAAGCGCTGA
- a CDS encoding DUF4442 domain-containing protein: MLFQDTMNQKERAPWTARLVAGALTTRPVSQALLWARMPLLAVVSPSVDVLDASRCEVAIPFGWRNRNIFGTMYFAATMMAAEMTTGGLVLFHNALRPEKFSYIVRHISADFVKPAKSAVRFECVQGEDVAAAFEQAARTGERVNRVLEVVGRRADGVETARVKVEWSIRAS; this comes from the coding sequence ATGCTGTTTCAAGATACCATGAATCAAAAAGAGCGCGCTCCCTGGACCGCCCGCCTGGTGGCGGGCGCGCTGACCACTCGTCCCGTATCTCAGGCGTTGCTCTGGGCGCGGATGCCGCTTCTGGCGGTGGTTTCACCTTCGGTCGACGTGCTCGATGCGTCGCGTTGCGAGGTGGCGATTCCCTTCGGATGGCGAAATCGAAACATCTTCGGGACGATGTATTTTGCCGCCACCATGATGGCCGCAGAGATGACCACCGGGGGATTGGTTCTTTTTCATAACGCGCTGCGGCCCGAAAAGTTTTCGTACATCGTGCGCCATATCAGCGCGGACTTTGTCAAACCGGCAAAAAGCGCGGTGCGATTTGAGTGCGTGCAGGGCGAAGACGTGGCCGCGGCGTTTGAGCAGGCCGCGCGCACCGGCGAACGGGTGAACCGCGTGCTGGAGGTCGTCGGCCGGCGCGCCGATGGCGTGGAAACGGCTCGTGTGAAGGTCGAGTGGTCGATTCGGGCGAGCTGA
- a CDS encoding sigma 54-interacting transcriptional regulator: MSDATRTIFLDDGAEQLELQRFRVEVIEGPDKGLSRAFERAELLLGSSPDCDISLNDPAVSRVHAAIVVDENGYRLVDRGSKNGTFVEGLRTVDIFLADRVRFQLGDTTLQFYLTDEKVEVRFSGSDRFGNMLGKSRAMREIFSILERVSPTDATVLIEGESGTGKELVAEAIHLNSPRKDGPFIVLDCSAIARELIESELFGHVKGAFTGATGSRKGAFEAARGGTLFLDELGELAVDLQPKLLRALEKREIKPVGSNQSVKTDVRIVAATNRNLLSEVKEGNFREDLYYRFAVIRVNLPPLRDRPDDIPLLVEHFLRQANEMTGRDDVDIAYKTMEKLKRHRWPGNVRELKNFIERAVLLTQGDAIETRYLNAGEPSATDVPEAIEESSLPMVETALQENLPFKDAKNRLIEHFEKEYWGRLLERTGGNVSKAARIAGVHRKSVEYILKKLDLTREDLGIS; this comes from the coding sequence ATGAGCGACGCAACACGCACCATCTTTCTGGACGACGGCGCCGAGCAGCTTGAGCTGCAGCGCTTCCGCGTTGAAGTGATCGAAGGCCCCGACAAGGGCCTCTCTCGTGCCTTTGAACGCGCCGAACTTTTGCTCGGAAGCTCGCCGGACTGCGATATCTCGCTCAACGACCCGGCTGTGAGCCGCGTGCATGCAGCGATCGTCGTCGATGAGAACGGCTACCGCCTGGTCGACCGCGGCTCCAAAAACGGCACCTTTGTCGAGGGGTTACGCACCGTCGACATCTTTCTGGCCGACCGGGTGCGTTTTCAACTCGGCGACACGACCCTGCAGTTCTATCTGACCGACGAAAAGGTAGAGGTGCGCTTCTCCGGCAGCGACCGCTTCGGAAATATGCTGGGCAAGAGCCGCGCGATGCGCGAGATCTTCTCGATCCTTGAGCGCGTCTCCCCCACCGACGCCACCGTGCTCATCGAAGGGGAGTCGGGCACCGGCAAGGAGCTCGTCGCTGAGGCGATTCATCTGAACAGCCCGCGCAAAGACGGCCCCTTTATCGTGCTCGACTGCTCGGCAATCGCCCGAGAACTGATTGAGTCGGAGCTTTTCGGCCACGTTAAAGGCGCGTTCACCGGTGCCACCGGCTCGCGCAAAGGCGCCTTTGAGGCCGCCCGCGGTGGCACCCTCTTCCTCGATGAGCTCGGGGAGCTCGCCGTCGACCTGCAACCCAAACTTTTGCGCGCGCTGGAAAAACGCGAGATCAAACCGGTCGGCAGCAACCAGAGCGTCAAAACCGACGTGCGCATCGTCGCCGCCACCAATCGCAACCTCTTAAGCGAGGTCAAAGAGGGCAACTTCCGCGAAGACCTCTACTACCGCTTCGCGGTGATTCGGGTGAACCTGCCGCCTCTGCGCGATCGCCCCGATGATATCCCCCTGCTGGTGGAGCATTTTTTGCGTCAGGCCAACGAGATGACCGGCCGCGACGACGTCGACATCGCCTACAAGACGATGGAAAAACTCAAGCGCCACCGCTGGCCGGGCAACGTCCGCGAGCTCAAAAACTTCATTGAGCGCGCCGTACTCCTGACCCAGGGCGATGCCATCGAGACCCGCTACCTCAACGCCGGCGAACCTTCGGCCACCGACGTCCCGGAGGCCATCGAAGAGTCCAGCCTGCCCATGGTGGAAACCGCGCTCCAGGAGAACCTTCCTTTTAAAGACGCCAAAAACCGGCTGATCGAACATTTTGAGAAGGAGTACTGGGGCCGACTTCTCGAGCGCACCGGTGGCAACGTCTCCAAGGCGGCGCGCATCGCCGGGGTGCACCGCAAGAGCGTCGAGTACATCCTCAAGAAGTTGGATCTGACCCGCGAAGATCTCGGCATCTCCTGA
- a CDS encoding CheR family methyltransferase, with product MNQGRYQRRQVITQACVLFERWTGFALRGAAPTRIADTFARRAEALGYDDPLTYVEALQDLSSTAAEPQRLVNLITNGLTAFWRDEPQLLALRSILRNLGASATLERPLQIWCAGVSTGEEAYTVAMIASEENIPADVLGTDVNTEFLSVARRGHYGTWSLRRLDEARRDTFLRPIDEHTYAINHPELERVRFDHHNLLHTAPRSRRADMRWDVILCRNVLIYFTPRASATVVGHLADALACDGYLMLGSSEQIHVEQLNTEGPRLRATRHGEGFLYRRYETKPGQTIEPGAWTFSESTLDELLDPPAPEYSGLDETTSDVGLNDTVVRLLETAGDHIRQRELRLAMACLEAATSYDPFVVEGHCLLGQVLAQLDAGHSALKAYQKALFLEPFHWVAAWGAARIYENFGEHDAARRAWRQTLEGLAASPDPLRYSRVIPRLAGPLEDTRQQAHQEAHRALSVVSEL from the coding sequence ATGAACCAGGGTCGCTACCAACGGCGCCAGGTCATCACGCAGGCCTGCGTGCTCTTTGAGCGCTGGACCGGCTTTGCCCTGCGCGGAGCTGCGCCCACGCGCATCGCCGACACCTTTGCGCGGCGCGCCGAGGCGCTCGGCTACGACGATCCACTCACCTACGTCGAGGCCCTCCAGGACCTCTCCTCAACGGCGGCCGAACCCCAGCGCCTGGTCAATCTGATCACCAACGGGCTGACGGCCTTCTGGCGCGATGAGCCCCAGCTCCTCGCCCTGCGCTCGATCCTGCGCAACCTCGGCGCATCGGCCACCCTGGAGCGCCCCCTTCAGATCTGGTGTGCCGGCGTCTCCACCGGCGAGGAGGCCTACACCGTGGCCATGATCGCCAGCGAAGAGAACATCCCGGCCGACGTCCTCGGTACCGACGTCAACACCGAGTTCTTGAGCGTGGCGCGCCGTGGCCACTATGGCACCTGGAGTCTGCGCCGGCTCGATGAGGCGCGCCGCGACACCTTCCTGCGGCCGATCGATGAGCATACCTACGCCATCAATCATCCCGAGCTTGAACGCGTCCGCTTCGATCACCACAACCTCCTGCACACCGCGCCGCGCTCGCGTCGCGCGGACATGCGCTGGGATGTGATCTTATGCCGCAACGTCCTGATCTATTTCACCCCCAGGGCCTCCGCCACCGTGGTGGGACATCTGGCCGACGCGCTGGCCTGTGACGGCTACCTGATGCTCGGCTCCTCCGAGCAGATCCACGTGGAGCAGCTCAACACCGAGGGGCCGCGCCTGCGCGCGACCCGCCACGGCGAAGGCTTTTTGTATCGCCGCTACGAGACCAAACCGGGCCAGACCATTGAGCCGGGGGCATGGACGTTCAGCGAGAGCACGCTCGACGAGCTCCTCGATCCTCCCGCCCCCGAATACAGCGGGCTTGATGAGACGACCAGCGACGTCGGGCTCAACGACACCGTCGTCAGGCTTCTCGAGACCGCCGGCGACCACATACGCCAGCGGGAGCTTCGCCTGGCGATGGCCTGCCTGGAGGCCGCCACCAGCTACGATCCCTTTGTGGTCGAGGGTCACTGCCTGCTCGGTCAGGTGCTCGCTCAGCTCGACGCCGGACACTCCGCGCTTAAAGCCTACCAGAAGGCCCTCTTTCTAGAGCCCTTTCACTGGGTGGCCGCCTGGGGCGCGGCCCGCATCTACGAAAACTTTGGCGAACACGACGCCGCACGCCGCGCCTGGCGCCAGACGCTCGAAGGCCTGGCCGCAAGCCCTGACCCCCTTCGCTACTCTCGCGTTATCCCCCGGCTGGCCGGCCCCCTGGAAGACACCCGCCAGCAAGCCCACCAGGAGGCCCACCGTGCCCTCTCGGTGGTCAGCGAGTTGTAA
- a CDS encoding serine/threonine-protein kinase, which yields MSATLRKLGRYELTRRLAKGGMGEIYLARARGAGGFEKRVIIKTILPHLAEEEEFVTKFLDEGRIVVQLTHGNIVPVFDMGEQDGEYFIAMEYVEGLDLREVLKRLEARGEHLPVEHALHIAAEICKGLGYAHRKTDEQGRPLAIVHRDVSPSNVLISREGEIKIIDFGIARAAGRLSQTANGRIQGKCCYMSPEQTRGQSLDHRSDIFACGVVLYEMLTGRRPFEGRTDLESLELVRRCEFDPPGVLRPEVPGEVDQIIERALAVDPQARYQNIEDLYVDLQHAIYAVGQAVTSQGLAQALQTIFAEEAAPPVRKARNLDEALELELGLLGSDASDAALRTGTGTPAADLLPVPHQGGSPTSEPAAERDDVSKRGLTELSEQEAAEIAHAPTASRLLTPEPVASSATRAPFATPTTLPEPHVLSGEGPADALPQPAPRRRVGVWVGLALAALTALVAAFILPALSEAELTLESDPPGATIQLDGEELAGRRTPQTLKLAPGDYRVELSLDGHLSRNLRVELAPGEHIVLGARDLRLEPDAAPPRTFRVETSPEAARVSANGEDLGEAPVTLTLGEGEVAALSAAYEGCSTAYYTLSYGHQREIVSLNLSCLQNRALAELAARPGTQTKNVADDRNRPALINAALRKGVRVRLVPSPPQADLVLNGRALGPGPRQVQLPHGRTAIIEARAPGYTPLRLELNPASIQGDELALNLEESPRGCLNFRAIYPAHNEIAIDGAWLSGRHMTLRNHPLSAGPHTITVRNPEAGREERFEVTIAPGEDCAHLVVWDEER from the coding sequence ATGAGCGCAACGCTTCGAAAACTCGGTCGCTACGAGCTTACCCGCCGCCTGGCCAAAGGCGGCATGGGTGAGATCTATCTGGCGCGCGCCCGCGGCGCCGGCGGCTTTGAGAAGCGCGTCATCATCAAGACCATCCTCCCCCATCTTGCCGAAGAAGAGGAATTTGTCACCAAATTCCTCGATGAAGGTCGCATCGTCGTCCAGCTGACCCACGGCAATATCGTCCCCGTCTTCGATATGGGCGAGCAGGACGGCGAATATTTTATTGCTATGGAGTACGTCGAGGGCCTCGATCTGCGCGAGGTTCTAAAGCGGCTGGAGGCCCGTGGGGAACACCTTCCGGTGGAGCACGCGCTGCACATCGCCGCCGAGATCTGCAAGGGGCTGGGCTACGCCCACCGCAAGACCGACGAGCAGGGCCGCCCGCTCGCGATCGTGCACCGCGACGTGAGCCCCTCCAACGTGCTCATCTCGCGCGAGGGCGAGATCAAGATCATTGACTTTGGCATCGCGCGGGCTGCCGGACGGCTCTCTCAGACGGCCAACGGACGCATCCAGGGCAAATGCTGCTATATGAGTCCGGAGCAGACCCGGGGTCAGTCCCTCGACCACCGCAGCGACATCTTCGCCTGCGGGGTGGTGCTCTACGAGATGCTCACCGGGCGACGTCCCTTTGAGGGCCGCACCGATCTGGAGAGCCTGGAACTTGTGCGGCGCTGCGAGTTTGATCCGCCCGGAGTGCTGCGCCCCGAGGTGCCCGGGGAGGTCGATCAGATCATTGAGCGCGCGCTGGCAGTCGACCCGCAGGCGCGTTACCAGAACATCGAAGATCTTTATGTGGATCTTCAGCATGCGATCTATGCCGTGGGCCAGGCCGTCACCAGCCAGGGGCTGGCTCAGGCGCTTCAGACGATCTTCGCCGAGGAGGCCGCCCCGCCGGTGCGCAAAGCGCGCAACCTGGATGAAGCCCTGGAGCTGGAGCTCGGCCTGCTGGGCTCGGATGCGTCCGATGCTGCGCTACGCACCGGCACCGGCACTCCGGCTGCCGATCTTCTGCCGGTGCCACATCAAGGCGGCTCACCCACCTCCGAGCCCGCCGCTGAGCGTGACGACGTCTCAAAGCGGGGGCTCACCGAGCTCTCGGAGCAGGAAGCCGCCGAGATTGCCCACGCCCCCACCGCCTCGCGGCTGCTTACGCCCGAACCGGTCGCATCTTCGGCGACACGTGCGCCCTTCGCCACGCCCACGACCTTACCTGAGCCTCACGTCCTCAGCGGTGAGGGCCCCGCCGACGCTCTGCCCCAACCAGCCCCGCGGCGGCGGGTTGGCGTGTGGGTGGGACTGGCGCTCGCGGCGCTGACTGCCCTGGTGGCCGCCTTTATCCTTCCGGCTCTAAGTGAGGCCGAACTTACCCTGGAGAGCGACCCACCCGGCGCGACCATTCAACTCGATGGTGAGGAACTCGCCGGACGCCGCACCCCCCAGACGCTCAAGCTCGCGCCGGGCGACTACCGCGTTGAGCTCTCGCTCGACGGCCACCTGTCTCGAAACCTGCGCGTGGAACTCGCCCCTGGCGAGCATATCGTCCTGGGCGCCCGCGACCTGCGCCTGGAACCCGACGCCGCACCACCCCGCACCTTCCGCGTGGAAACCTCCCCTGAGGCCGCCAGGGTCAGCGCTAATGGCGAAGATCTCGGCGAAGCCCCGGTGACCCTCACCCTGGGCGAAGGCGAAGTGGCGGCCCTCTCAGCGGCCTACGAAGGCTGCTCGACCGCCTATTACACCTTGAGTTACGGCCACCAGCGCGAGATCGTCTCGCTCAACCTCTCCTGCCTGCAGAATCGCGCCCTGGCGGAGCTCGCCGCCCGCCCTGGCACCCAGACGAAGAACGTGGCCGACGACCGCAACCGCCCCGCCCTCATCAACGCCGCGCTGCGCAAAGGCGTCCGCGTGCGCCTGGTCCCCTCACCACCGCAGGCCGACCTCGTACTCAACGGGCGCGCGCTGGGCCCGGGCCCCCGTCAGGTGCAGCTGCCCCACGGCCGTACCGCCATCATCGAGGCTCGCGCGCCGGGCTACACTCCTCTTCGCCTGGAGCTCAATCCCGCCTCCATCCAGGGCGATGAGCTCGCGCTGAACCTCGAAGAGAGCCCCCGCGGATGCCTCAACTTCCGGGCGATCTATCCGGCTCATAACGAGATCGCCATCGACGGCGCCTGGCTCTCCGGGCGTCATATGACCCTTCGCAACCATCCTTTGAGCGCCGGCCCGCACACCATCACCGTGCGCAACCCGGAGGCCGGTCGTGAAGAGCGCTTTGAGGTCACCATCGCCCCCGGCGAGGACTGCGCCCACCTGGTCGTCTGGGATGAAGAACGCTGA
- a CDS encoding vWA domain-containing protein produces MTRRFDRWIRSALVMGAAWMIAGCGDHDGDPAPQDDVGVSDVSGDGADVAREPGLELRPGSLRLLPPRPLACEGSRQARFPFVIFSQEGPAVAAGDVLDGQMIWPNETLRAGQLGLDAAYMARSGPVCETSQECPEGLRCTAVEVGEGKRYCALPATVSFAPGSVRQEWSLGREGSRELALSVLIQNTASLDGRLPVAVGSLYDESGAQAISSNPERATDAELRHRQMIQDFLISLGGRFTGETAAVSLWFYGGDVGAQTRPLTPSEGGELTNYLTRDLDSLTERLAELPTLIPREANVYQAILRVLDRDLGLEAYEEAEKVLVVFTDSPNQVYDAQADAEAVRARLEATGVRLMIVHLDPELDASLLRDLPSQWGGNQACREDASCAAPTCEDDASCQPHERCRPATIYAEEAGGTVEQTAESYCLPARDAEGRVGPVQEYAELTCASGGHYVYAADVDDMVAAWNVLAPALQSTWSVEGTLPELDALQGPGFGRLSGSFSARVGPAHLGDRLRPALQSRVSADSRPAMLLP; encoded by the coding sequence ATGACTCGACGTTTCGACCGATGGATACGCAGCGCCCTTGTGATGGGCGCGGCCTGGATGATCGCCGGCTGCGGCGATCATGACGGAGACCCGGCACCGCAGGACGACGTGGGCGTCAGCGATGTCAGCGGCGATGGGGCCGATGTGGCGCGTGAGCCCGGGCTGGAGCTGCGCCCCGGCTCGCTGCGTCTTCTGCCCCCGCGGCCGCTGGCGTGTGAGGGGAGCAGGCAGGCGCGCTTTCCCTTTGTGATCTTCAGCCAGGAGGGACCCGCGGTCGCCGCCGGCGATGTGCTCGACGGTCAGATGATCTGGCCCAATGAGACGCTGCGCGCCGGGCAGCTGGGCCTGGATGCCGCGTATATGGCCAGGTCCGGCCCGGTCTGTGAGACCTCGCAGGAGTGCCCGGAGGGGCTCCGCTGCACCGCGGTCGAGGTGGGTGAGGGCAAGCGCTACTGCGCACTTCCCGCCACCGTGAGCTTTGCTCCCGGGAGCGTGCGGCAGGAGTGGAGCCTGGGACGGGAGGGGTCCAGAGAACTTGCGCTGAGCGTGCTTATCCAGAACACCGCCAGCCTCGATGGGCGCCTGCCCGTGGCGGTGGGCTCACTCTACGACGAGAGCGGCGCGCAGGCGATCAGTTCAAACCCGGAGCGAGCCACCGACGCGGAACTCCGTCACCGCCAGATGATTCAGGATTTCCTGATCTCGCTGGGCGGGCGTTTCACCGGTGAAACTGCCGCGGTAAGCCTGTGGTTCTACGGCGGCGATGTCGGCGCGCAGACCCGTCCGCTGACACCGAGTGAGGGGGGCGAACTCACCAACTATTTGACCCGCGATCTCGACAGCCTCACGGAGCGCCTGGCTGAGCTGCCCACGTTGATTCCGCGGGAGGCCAATGTCTATCAGGCGATTCTGCGGGTGCTCGACCGCGATCTGGGGCTTGAAGCCTATGAGGAGGCCGAGAAGGTGCTCGTCGTCTTCACCGACAGCCCCAACCAGGTTTACGATGCCCAGGCCGACGCCGAGGCGGTGCGCGCGCGCCTGGAGGCCACCGGCGTGCGTCTGATGATCGTGCACCTGGACCCGGAGCTCGACGCCTCTTTGCTGCGCGATCTTCCCAGCCAGTGGGGCGGCAACCAGGCCTGTCGCGAGGATGCGAGCTGCGCTGCACCCACCTGTGAGGATGACGCGAGCTGTCAGCCGCATGAGCGCTGCCGCCCGGCCACGATCTATGCCGAAGAAGCCGGCGGGACGGTGGAACAGACGGCCGAATCCTATTGTTTGCCCGCGCGCGACGCCGAGGGCCGGGTGGGACCGGTGCAGGAGTACGCGGAGCTGACCTGCGCCAGCGGCGGCCATTATGTGTATGCCGCCGACGTCGACGATATGGTGGCAGCCTGGAACGTGCTTGCGCCGGCCTTGCAGTCGACCTGGTCGGTGGAGGGAACCCTCCCCGAACTCGACGCGCTGCAGGGGCCGGGCTTTGGTCGCCTCAGCGGGTCGTTCTCAGCTCGTGTGGGGCCGGCACATCTTGGCGATCGCCTTCGCCCGGCGTTGCAGTCGCGCGTGAGCGCCGACAGCCGGCCGGCGATGCTCTTGCCCTGA